The genomic DNA tttcccatcattttatttaacaacTCTACCTTTAAAGAATGTCCACCACAGGAAAGATAATAGCTGgattttgcttgctttttatccattttgacatTCTCTGCCTGTAATTGGAACATTTAATTCAGTTACATTTGAGATAATTACTGATCTGTATGATTTTAAATCTATTTGATTCTTGTtacatctgtgttttgtttttattttattttattctttaatttattcctaataaCCAATATTCCTTATTGGTTAATtgactacattttattttctctaacttTTTAGCTATACTTCTTTGTATGCTTTTATTGCTTGCTTTCAGGATTAACATATGTATAATTATTATGATTTacttagaattaatatttattattttacttaaataagAACCACATAATATATAATTGTGTTTATATCTCTCCATTGAGCAgttaatgatatttattttaattctacatCTATTATGATCTCtgacaatacagtattattttttttaaacctttgccTTTAATAcagtcaaaaaatgaaaaaagagccAATCGTTTATATTCTCCTATATTCCTAAATTTCCAGTGTCTTGTTCCCTTCCTGTGGATCTGAATTTCAGCCTGACATCATTTCCCTTCAGCCTGaagaggtttcttttcttttcttgtgatttagGTCTACTGataataaattttctgtttttgtttaaaaatggtcttgttttacctttattttttttttatttatttttatttttttatttttttatttttttttaaaaccagaacgTTTATTGTGTGACTAATCGTTGAAATCCTTAAGATGAACTGGATGCTGCAACAGCTGCCCTCTTGGGCTTAGGTGTTGTTCCTTCACGGAATCCATGCCTGAATCTGCGGTATACAATTTTTAGGTGCCTCATTCGACCGGTCCCAGTGGTGTTTCGTCTTTTAGCCTTGGCACTCCAGTTATACTTTCTCTTGCGCTTGGCAGGATAGCCGCATTTGCCACAGGTGGACTTCTGAAGGTGGTAGGCCTTCGAGCCACAGCGGCGGCACAGCGTGTGCGTCTTATTGCAACGCTTCCCAAACGATGACGTCCCCTTCGTCATCTTGTTTCCGCGGCAGACCCCAAAGAGctgttttacctttatttttgaaggttaTTT from Neomonachus schauinslandi chromosome 7, ASM220157v2, whole genome shotgun sequence includes the following:
- the LOC110591050 gene encoding 60S ribosomal protein L37-like, whose translation is MTKGTSSFGKRCNKTHTLCRRCGSKAYHLQKSTCGKCGYPAKRKRKYNWSAKAKRRNTTGTGRMRHLKIVYRRFRHGFREGTTPKPKRAAVAASSSS